The following proteins come from a genomic window of Diceros bicornis minor isolate mBicDic1 chromosome 4, mDicBic1.mat.cur, whole genome shotgun sequence:
- the NRAS gene encoding GTPase NRas translates to MTEYKLVVVGAGGVGKSALTIQLIQNHFVDEYDPTIEDSYRKQVVIDGETCLLDILDTAGQEEYSAMRDQYMRTGEGFLCVFAINNSKSFADINLYREQIKRVKDSDDVPMVLVGNKCDLPTRTVDTKQAHELAKSYGIPFIETSAKTRQGVEDAFYTLVREIRQYRMKKLNSSDDGTQGCMGLPCVVM, encoded by the exons ATGACTGAGTACAAACTGGTGGTGGTTGGAGCAGGTGGTGTTGGAAAAAGCGCACTGACAATCCAGCTAATCCAGAACCACTTTGTTGATGAATATGATCCCACCATAGAG GATTCTTACCGAAAACAGGTGGTTATAGATGGTGAAACCTGTCTGTTGGACATACTGGATACAGCTGGACAAGAGGAGTACAGTGCCATGAGAGACCAATACATGAGGACAGGCGAAGGCTTCCTCTGTGTATTTGCCATCAATAATAGCAAGTCATTTGCAGACATTAACCTCTACAG GGAACAGATTAAGCGCGTAAAAGACTCAGATGATGTACCTATGGTGCTAGTAGGAAACAAGTGTGATTTGCCAACAAGGACAGTTGACACAAAACAAGCCCATGAACTGGCCAAGAGTTATGGGATTCCATTCATTGAAACCTCAGCCAAGACCAGACAG ggTGTTGAAGATGCCTTTTACACACTGGTAAGAGAAATACGTCAGTACCGAATGAAAAAACTCAACAGCAGTGATGATGGGACTCAGGGTTGCATGGGGTTGCCGTGTGTGGTGATG